Below is a window of Parcubacteria group bacterium DNA.
TTTGTTTTGACAATAAAACTTTTGGCGGATGAAAATGGAAAGAAAATGGGAAAGACGGAAGGAAATGTGGTAAATTTGGATGAGACTCCAGAGAATATGTTCGGACAAATTATGGCGTGGTCCGACGGGCTTATTAATCCCGGTTTTGAGCTTTGTACAAATTTAGTCAAAAATATTGTGGCTGAAATAAAGGAAAAAATGAAGAATCCGGACAATAATCCTCGTGACTTGAAATTGCAATTGGCATACGAAATAACCAAGATAAATTATGGCGAAGAGAAGGCTAAGGAAGCCCAGGATTATTTTATCAAGACTTTTTCCCAAAAAGAGATTCCGGAAGACATTCGGGTAGTGCCTAGTCCTGCCCCTAGTATATCAATAATTGATTATATGATGGAAACCGGTCTAGCAAAAAGCAAATCTGAAGCTCGTAGAGTCGTAGAACAAGGCGGACTGGAAATTGATGGTAAAAAAAATACAGATCCTAAAGCTCTGCTGGATGATAGCTATGATGGAAAAGTTATAAAATTTGGAAAAAAAGATTTTGTGAAAATAAAATTTGAATAAATGCAGGAAAAAATAATCGAAATAAAAAGCAAAGCCATTGAAGAAATTTCCGAAGTCAAAAACAAGGAAAGTCTTTTTGATCTGGAAAAAAAATATTTAGGAAGAAAAAGCGAATTCAATGATATTTTGAAAAATATCAAGAATCTTTCCGAAGAAGAGAAAAGGAAAATCGGACAGCTGGCCAACAGTTCAAAGATAGAAATTCAAGATTACATAAATAAAACCCAGAAAGTTTTGGAAAAAGACAGCTTTGATTTTGAAAAAGAAAAAATTGACGTTACTATTCCGGGAAAAAAAGTAAAAAACGGACATCTTCATATTTTGAGCCAAGTCCGAAATGAGATTGAGGATATTTTTACCGGAATGGGATTTGAAATCGCTGATGGTCCGGAAATAGAAACGGAATGGTATAATTTTGATGCTCTGAATGTTCCCAAGGATCATCCAGCGCGCGATATGCAAGACACATTCTGGCTGAAACAGAAAGCTGGTGATGAAAAATTGGCGCTGAGAACCCAGACATCGACGATGCAAATTCGCTATATGCAAAAAAACAAACCGCCGCTTCGAATTATTGCTCCTGGAAAATGTTTTCGAAGAGAAGCGACTGACAGCACGCATGATCATACTTTTTATCAATTTGAAGCTCTTGTGGTCGGAGAAGATGTTAATGTTGGAAATTTGAAACATATTGCGGAACAATTTTTCTCTAAATTTTTCGAAAGGGATGTCAAAATAAGGCTCCGTCCCAGCTATTTTCCCTTCGTGGAACCTGGATTTGAGTTTGATATTAATTGCCTGATGTGCGGTGGAAAAGGCTGCAGGGCCTGCAAGGATGCCGGCTGGTTGGAATTGGGAGGCGCTGGAATGGTAAATCAGGCTGTTTTTGTTGCTGCCGGATATCCTCGAAACAAATACCAGGGTTTTGCCTGGGGATTTGGGTTGGAACGGCTGGCAATGATGAAATATAAAATTGATGATGTTAGATTGTTTCATGGCGGAGATCTTCGGTTTATACAGCAGTTTTAGAATTTTTAAATTTTGTAATTTTTAATTTTATAAATAATGTTTTAATTTTTAATGTTTAAAAATTTAGAAATTAAGATTTATTTAAAAATTAAAGATTGGAAATTAAAAATTATTTTATGAAATATTCCTACAATTGGCTTAGAGATTTATCCAAAACCAATAAAACTGCCGATCAGATTATAGATGCTCTAATGAT
It encodes the following:
- the pheS gene encoding phenylalanine--tRNA ligase subunit alpha, which codes for MQEKIIEIKSKAIEEISEVKNKESLFDLEKKYLGRKSEFNDILKNIKNLSEEEKRKIGQLANSSKIEIQDYINKTQKVLEKDSFDFEKEKIDVTIPGKKVKNGHLHILSQVRNEIEDIFTGMGFEIADGPEIETEWYNFDALNVPKDHPARDMQDTFWLKQKAGDEKLALRTQTSTMQIRYMQKNKPPLRIIAPGKCFRREATDSTHDHTFYQFEALVVGEDVNVGNLKHIAEQFFSKFFERDVKIRLRPSYFPFVEPGFEFDINCLMCGGKGCRACKDAGWLELGGAGMVNQAVFVAAGYPRNKYQGFAWGFGLERLAMMKYKIDDVRLFHGGDLRFIQQF